From the Corticium candelabrum chromosome 2, ooCorCand1.1, whole genome shotgun sequence genome, one window contains:
- the LOC134198261 gene encoding uncharacterized protein LOC134198261, translating into MDKLSLALQQDIDYSYSKQTLLKTVKKMGFKYTTRNKKTALCEQHRIIAARHHYLRQIKKYRDEGRPIVYLDETWLNAHHTLKRCWADYDGKGGLRVPSGKGGRLIILHAGWKEGWISNADLVFRGKKGTGNYHQEMNTAHFMEWFRERLIPNLSATSVIDLDNAKYPNSVVEKIPTKRSTKRT; encoded by the coding sequence ATGGATAAACTGAGTTTAGCTCTACAACAAGACATAGATTActcatacagcaaacaaacacttctcaaaacagtcaagaaaatgGGCTTCAAATATACAACACGCAACAAGAAGACAGCGTTGTGCGAACAACACAGAATTATTGCTGCTCGTCATCACTATCTCAGACAAATAAAGAAGTACAGAGATGAGGGAAGACCAATAGTGTATCTAGACGAGACATGGCTCAACGCGCACCATACCTTGAAACGATGCTGGGCTGACTACGACGGCAAAGGAGGTTTGAGAGTCCCATCAGGAAAGGGTGGAAGACTCATTATTCTCCATGCAGGGTGGAAAGAGGGTTGGATTTCTAATGCTGACCTCGTTTTCAGAGGAAAGAAAGGCACCGGCAACTACCATCAGGAAATGAACACGGCCCACTTTATGGAGTGGTTCAGAGAGAGGTTGATTCCAAACCTTTCAGCAACTTCTGTTATTGATCTTGACAATGCCAAGTATCCTAATAGCGTTGTTGAGAAAATCCCGACAAAAAGAAGCACAAAAAGGACATGA
- the LOC134198228 gene encoding uncharacterized protein LOC134198228, which produces MPVKYGGLGLTSVKDVASAAYLASWAHSAATLPKRFQLFGSHLNDSLGHGNVSQVRELCDLLVNHTKLQHRLSAQVFSSRVEMCLQTAGDAKDKARLRSVQGKVTGSWLEAVPSLEKLAFNHIEFDLAALLRMGCPMPFGGWLSYCECGKVLDKDGYHLLSCKHGGGLLHDFN; this is translated from the coding sequence ATGCCTGTGAAATATGGAGGTTTAGGCTTGACGTCTGTAAAAGATGTTGCCTCTGCGGCATATCTAGCAAGTTGGGCTCATTCTGCAGCTACTTTGCCTAAAAGGTTCCAACTCTTTGGGAGTCACCTTAACGATTCTCTTGGTCATGGTAACGTTTCTCAAGTGAGAGAACTTTGTGATCTACTTGTCAACCACACAAAGCTTCAGCACCGTCTCTCTGCCCAAGTCTTTTCAAGCAGAGTCGAGATGTGTCTACAGACAGCTGGTGATGCCAAAGACAAGGCTCGTTTAAGATCCGTTCAAGGAAAAGTTACTGGCTCATGGCTAGAAGCGGTTCCATCCTTAGAAAAGCTTGCATTCAACCACATCGAGTTTGACCTAGCGGCTCTATTGAGGATGGGTTGCCCGATGCCATTTGGAGGTTGGCTGTCATACTGTGAATGTGGGAAAGTTCTCGACAAAGACGGATACCATCTTCTTAGTTGTAAACATGGAGGAGGGCTTTTACATGACTTCAACTAA
- the LOC134198150 gene encoding uncharacterized protein LOC134198150 encodes MTTCNCGASLDSSGYHLLTCKTGGGPVWSHESLASVWSDCLRELHIHHRREPRHRYANSNDRPDIVAFDSDSGCNVDLDIALAHPWSSDIFPRSSETDGAAAERREERKKSKYEKECLPGGTAVSLIPLVMEHFGRWGVMGRNFLQKLAKKSCDEIGRPNAAEFLDFWRKRFSLQLQKCNAKVILRKMASLSSDTSSAKYSTQFFSH; translated from the coding sequence atgacaacatgcaactgtgGTGCCTCCCTGGACAGCagtgggtaccatctgctaaCATGCAAAACCGGTGGAGGGCCAGTTTGGTCGCACGAATCGCTTGCATCAGTCTGGTCTGATTGCCTGCGGGAGCTGCACATCCATCATCGAAGGGAACCGAGGCATCGGTATGCCAATTCCAATGACCGGCCAGACATTGTAGCCTTCGACTCAGACTCTGGGTGCAATGTGGATCTGGACATAGCtctagcacacccatggagctcgGACATCTTCCCTAGATCTTCGGAAACAGATGGCGCCGCTgctgagagaagagaggagagaaaaaagtcaaaatacGAGAAGGAATGTCTACCAGGTGGAACTGCTGTCAGTCTCATTCCTCTGgttatggagcattttggacgcTGGGGTGTCATGGGAAGAAACTTCCTGcagaaactagcaaagaaatcatgtgacgaaattggtagaccaaacgctgcagagttccttgacttttggcgaaaaagattctcccttcagctgcaaaaatgcaatgccaaagtcatactgaggaagatggcaagcttgtcaagtgacacaagtagcgctaagtactcaacccagttctttagccactag
- the LOC134198525 gene encoding serine/threonine-protein kinase Nek3-like yields MDRRLALAVMYNKVDEVESLLKSGASPDACCVDRWPVLVTACMNGYNSIVQNLLQKGANVNKTAPNGCTALISAAVHGDDSLIAMLLSANADGNLKDEQPKEILHGDICPRNILVTATMRAKLGDLGAARFQDASLSVGLLSPLYTPPERLDVPTLPKSNKTDVYSMGVTPCELFTSLLPDREQRMDQVLLIRQIDVCALCKHLMRDDPATRPTATEARPIISRIRYTDEYKACPPKQMVKGKMDGIADVTLV; encoded by the exons ATGGATAGGAGACTAGCGTTGGCAGTAATGTACAACAAAGTTGATGAGGTGGAAAGTCTTTTGAAGTCAGGCGCTTCACCTGAtgcttgttgtgttgat CGATGGCCTGTACTTGTGACAGCTTGTATGAATGGCTACAATTCCATTGTACAGAATTTGTTGCAGAAAGGAGCAAATGTTAACAAAACTGCTCCTAAT GGTTGCACTGCTTTAATATCTGCAGCAGTTCATGGTGATGATTCACTAATTGCTATGTTATTATCAGCTAATGCTGATGGTAATCTGAAGGATGAA CAACCTAAGGAGATTCTGCACGGTGACATCTGTCCAAGGAACATCCTGGTTACAGCAACGATGAGAGCCAAACTGGGTGATCTAGGAGCTGCTCGTTTTCAAGATGCTTCACTTTCGGTTGGTCTGCTCAGTCCACTATACACACCTCCTGAAAGACTTGATGTTCCAACTTTACCAAAAAGCAACAAGACCGACGTGTATAGCATGGGGGTGACCCCATGTGAGCTCTTCACTTCTCTTCTACCAGATCGTGAACAAAGGATGGATCAAGTCTTACTCATCCGTCAAATAGATGTCTGCGCTTTATGTAAGCACTTGATGAGAGATGATCCTGCCACAcgaccaacagcaacagaagccCGTCCTATTATTAGTCGTATTCGCTATACAGACGAGTATAAAGCATGTCCTCCTAAACAAATGGTAAAGGGCAAGATGGATGGAATAGCTGATGTCACTCTCGTTTAG
- the LOC134198506 gene encoding uncharacterized protein LOC134198506, with product MSKSSCLGLSFKPKFHLRDPSVSISNESVPFLGSESFLFLGMPINGNLSDDNFKSSLISKAKTLMEKLDNCPVSCRWKLKLYQNGIFPRLSWYLSLLPLSPSWLQSELDRIVTSYLKKWCKLRRSACTAIFYLLPQNAGLGLPRLSTSSISLQSSKSARLLSSHDNCVRSLATSQAYNKSYSNRFSAFREAAKSLSETPGASAAKLSDITKSRLKEEHQKQLLARTKNLHVQGSIFRLENCSSDVWANVVSCLPGHQLSFVLNAVSDTLPSNANLVLWSKRSCDKCPLCHQRQTLLHVLNNCSVLLQCRHYNQRHDSVLSLLYNAAINHLPHQFNIFADLKDCEVKFPSDIIPTAQRPDMLIWNNHTLKFYVIELTIPFETNFFDANKRKSERYTDFMMTIKSKGFTCKQLNIQIGSRGFIDTPSLLPFLDVISIPPHNQRQLLSSIVKVTIEESFKIWLARNNI from the coding sequence ATGTCCAAATCCAGCTGTTTAGGTCTTAGTTTTAAACCCAAATTCCATCTTCGTGATCCTTctgtttcaatttctaatgaGTCTGTTCCCTTTCTTGGTTCTGAGTCTTTCCTTTTCCTTGGAATGCCAATTAATGGAAACTTGTCCGATGATAATTTCAAATCCTCTCTAATAAGCAAGGCAAAGACTTTGATGGAGAAATTGGACAATTGCCCTGTTAGTTGTCGGTGGAAACTAAAATTATACCAAAATGGAATCTTCCCAAGATTGTCGTGGTACCTGTCTCTACTTCCTCTTTCACCAAGCTGGCTGCAATCTGAATTAGATAGAATTGTTACATCTTACCTCAAGAAATGGTGTAAACTTCGTCGCTCGGCCTGTACTGCCATCTTCTACCTCCTCCCACAAAATGCTGGTCTTGGCTTACCCCGTTTGTCTACGTCTTCCATCTCCCTCCAGTCTTCAAAATCTGCCCGTCTCTTATCCTCACATGACAACTGTGTCCGCTCTTTGGCCACCAGTCAAGCATATAATAAATCGTATAGCAACAGATTCTCTGCTTTTAGAGAAGCAGCAAAGTCACTATCTGAAACACCAGGTGCTTCTGCAGCAAAATTGAGTGACATCACCAAATCAAGACTAAAGGAGGAACACCAAAAACAACTTCTTGCAAGAACTAAGAATCTACATGTCCAGGGATCCATCTTCCGTCTAGAGAACTGTTCATCTGACGTCTGGGCAaatgttgtctcttgtcttcCCGGTCATCAACTCTCTTTTGTCCTCAATGCCGTTTCTGATACCCTCCCTTCAAATGCTAATCTTGTCCTATGGAGTAAACGTTCTTGTGATAAATGTCCTCTATGTCATCAACGTCAAACCCTTCTTCACGTTCTCAATAATTGCTCAGTCCTCTTACAATGTCGTCATTACAATCAACGTCACGACTCTGTTCTCAGTCTTCTCTATAATGCGGCTATTAACCATCTACCACATCAATTCAACATCTTTGCTGATTTAAAAGACTGTGAAGTAAAGTTTCCGTCTGACATCATTCCTACTGCACAAAGGCCTGACATGTTGATTTGGAATAATCATACGCtcaaattttatgtcataGAACTAACAATCCCTttcgaaacaaacttttttgatGCAAATAAAAGAAAATCAGAACGGTATACAGACTTCATGATGACCatcaaatcaaaaggcttcacctgtaagcaactaaatattcaaataggATCTAGAGGCTTTATTGATACTCCAAGTCTTCTTCCCTTCCTTGATGTCATCTCTATTCCTCCTCACAATCAACGTCAACTATTATCATCAATCGTAAAGGTGACAATTGAAGAATCTTTTAAAATATGGTTAGCCAGAAACAATATCTAG